A portion of the Novosphingobium sp. KA1 genome contains these proteins:
- a CDS encoding cold-shock protein yields MTFDRGNRGQGRDRFGGGDDRWGGGNDRFGGGDRYGGGDRFGGGDRFGGSRGGGFGGSRGGGFGGGSRGGQGIVVGQGSGTVKFFNPDKGFGFIQLESGGDDAFVHISAVQAAGLETLAEGQQLEFQLVERNGKVSASELVIVGEVIVAERRERSAAPAQRQLTGEKATGTVKFFNGTKGFGFIVRDDGQPDAFVHISAVERSGLHGLSEGDQLEFDIEIDRRGKASAVNLVQR; encoded by the coding sequence ATGACATTCGATAGGGGTAATCGCGGCCAGGGACGCGACCGGTTTGGCGGTGGTGATGATCGTTGGGGCGGCGGCAACGATCGCTTTGGCGGCGGTGATCGCTACGGCGGTGGTGATCGTTTTGGTGGTGGTGACCGCTTCGGCGGCTCGCGCGGCGGCGGCTTCGGCGGCTCGCGTGGCGGTGGTTTTGGCGGCGGCTCGCGCGGCGGCCAGGGCATCGTCGTTGGCCAGGGCAGCGGCACGGTCAAGTTCTTCAACCCGGACAAGGGTTTCGGCTTCATCCAGCTTGAGAGCGGCGGCGACGACGCCTTCGTGCACATCAGCGCGGTGCAGGCTGCCGGCCTCGAGACGCTGGCCGAAGGCCAGCAGCTGGAATTCCAGCTGGTAGAGCGTAACGGCAAGGTTTCCGCGTCCGAGCTGGTGATCGTCGGCGAAGTGATCGTCGCCGAGCGCCGCGAGCGTTCCGCCGCTCCCGCGCAGCGCCAGCTGACCGGCGAAAAGGCCACCGGCACCGTCAAGTTCTTCAACGGCACCAAGGGCTTCGGCTTCATCGTGCGCGATGACGGCCAGCCCGATGCCTTCGTGCACATCAGCGCCGTCGAGCGTTCGGGCCTGCACGGCCTGTCGGAAGGCGATCAGCTCGAATTCGACATCGAGATCGATCGCCGCGGCAAGGCTTCGGCCGTGAATCTGGTCCAGCGCTGA
- a CDS encoding TonB-dependent siderophore receptor translates to MKAALCVATSLTAFALLCSTANAQEAPAPTAADNGDDGSTIVVTGSITRNPAAATASPVVSITSDDLEKRGIKTVADTLQTLTANNAGTIPASWSGNGFTTGATAPSLRGFNNAYTLTLFDGMRTAYYPLADDGQRNIVDINSMPGSIVSRVDTLLDGASATYGSDAIAGVVNVITKREIQGLHLDVSTGISQRGDGGEQRINGTYGYGDLNDQGFNVYANFEYQKNAAMDLSARKGPWSTADQSSICGTATDGCLTNNVRNGIQADGSFNGIQSTIVPFVQPYAQDADGNWVSQGNYQMLNPGAGCGNLTAVTLTPAQQAGGVAGTPSVVCQQDLVNDYQAYTARTKRIGGTLRGTVRLNDQTEAYLMFNYYNVTTANRAAPIGWTGRTAAGGERVTVSQILLPAYVCADGVGGVSGNILTATGCDASNGVLNPNNPFAAQGQSARLLGMPDMPTYTYTNAKTYRVSGGVNGSFGDGWDYTVGATASEVTLDVTNTGYINAQGLMDAIAQGTYNFVDPSQNSAAATQGVFPDQHKRATSKLAQIIGTLSKDVVELPGGMLNVAVAGQYRYESINNPSSNPANDVNPADRYYSINGIGVKGHRNVWSASYEISMPIVDGFRVKADGSYDHYSTGQQNFAPKFEAEFQPIRQVKLRGTFSKGFRAPNLNESFQDPSTGYITSTINCSNAAYADFCAAHASNPAYYEGGYSLGVTSSGNPKLKSEKSTSYTFGTVIQPTRNITLTVDYWRTKIKNLITSVTPTADVYAQYYGNNGVVNIPGFTVTQGAPDPENLSALPLLGEIVAPFQNANSMMGKGIDVSASGVFNLTDSLSFSTNATASYLIRLEQNIDGLINRFDGSLGGCNWTSCSGAPRFRASWQNTLTVNDKTSLTLTAYYTSGYSSTSSDAGGTYKDCAASAEAGQLVTYPDSGNPVQCHGHSTFDLDGHVETKIADGKFTLYADVLNILDGKPNYDPNAAYGVYQFNAAWQDRLFMGRYMRIGAKVDF, encoded by the coding sequence ATGAAGGCTGCATTGTGCGTTGCAACAAGCCTCACAGCCTTCGCACTGCTGTGCAGCACTGCCAATGCCCAGGAAGCCCCGGCGCCGACGGCTGCGGACAACGGTGACGACGGCAGCACCATCGTCGTCACCGGTTCGATCACCCGCAATCCGGCAGCGGCGACGGCTTCGCCGGTCGTTTCCATCACGTCCGACGACCTCGAGAAGCGCGGCATCAAGACGGTCGCCGACACGCTGCAGACCCTGACGGCCAACAACGCGGGCACCATTCCGGCCAGCTGGTCGGGCAACGGCTTCACCACCGGCGCCACCGCCCCCTCGCTGCGCGGCTTCAACAACGCCTACACGCTCACGCTGTTCGACGGCATGCGCACGGCGTACTACCCCCTTGCCGATGACGGTCAGCGCAACATCGTCGACATCAACTCGATGCCGGGCTCGATCGTGTCGCGCGTCGACACCCTGCTCGACGGTGCTTCGGCCACCTACGGTTCGGACGCCATCGCCGGTGTGGTCAACGTCATCACCAAGCGCGAAATCCAGGGTCTCCACCTTGATGTCTCGACGGGTATCTCGCAGCGCGGCGACGGCGGCGAGCAGCGCATCAACGGCACTTACGGCTACGGCGACCTCAACGACCAGGGCTTCAACGTCTACGCGAACTTCGAATACCAGAAGAACGCGGCGATGGACCTCTCGGCCCGCAAGGGTCCGTGGAGCACGGCCGACCAGTCCTCGATCTGCGGCACCGCGACCGACGGCTGCCTGACCAACAACGTGCGCAACGGCATCCAGGCCGACGGCAGCTTCAACGGCATCCAGTCGACCATCGTGCCCTTCGTGCAGCCCTATGCGCAGGACGCCGACGGCAACTGGGTCTCGCAGGGCAACTACCAGATGCTCAACCCCGGCGCGGGTTGCGGCAACCTGACCGCGGTCACCCTGACCCCGGCACAGCAGGCCGGCGGCGTTGCCGGCACCCCCTCGGTGGTGTGCCAGCAGGACCTCGTCAACGACTATCAGGCCTATACCGCGCGCACCAAGCGCATCGGTGGCACGCTGCGCGGTACGGTTCGTCTGAACGACCAGACCGAAGCCTACCTGATGTTCAACTACTACAACGTGACGACGGCCAACCGCGCCGCGCCGATCGGCTGGACCGGCCGCACCGCCGCCGGCGGTGAGCGCGTGACGGTCAGCCAGATCCTGCTGCCGGCCTACGTCTGCGCGGACGGCGTCGGCGGTGTCTCGGGCAACATCCTGACGGCCACCGGCTGCGATGCCTCGAACGGCGTTCTCAACCCGAACAATCCGTTTGCCGCCCAGGGCCAGTCCGCCCGACTGCTGGGCATGCCGGACATGCCGACCTACACCTATACCAACGCCAAGACCTACCGCGTCTCGGGCGGTGTCAACGGTTCGTTCGGCGATGGCTGGGACTACACCGTCGGCGCGACCGCTTCGGAAGTGACGCTCGACGTCACCAACACCGGCTACATCAACGCCCAGGGCCTGATGGACGCCATCGCGCAGGGCACCTACAACTTCGTCGATCCCTCGCAGAACTCGGCCGCAGCGACCCAGGGTGTTTTCCCCGACCAGCACAAGCGGGCGACCTCGAAGCTGGCACAGATCATCGGCACGCTCAGCAAGGACGTTGTCGAGCTTCCGGGCGGCATGCTGAACGTCGCTGTTGCCGGCCAGTATCGCTACGAATCGATCAACAACCCCAGCTCGAACCCGGCCAACGACGTCAATCCGGCGGATCGCTACTACAGCATCAACGGGATCGGCGTGAAGGGTCACCGCAACGTGTGGTCGGCCTCGTATGAAATCTCGATGCCGATCGTGGACGGCTTCCGCGTCAAGGCTGACGGTTCGTACGACCACTACTCGACCGGCCAGCAGAACTTCGCGCCGAAGTTCGAAGCCGAGTTCCAGCCGATCAGGCAGGTCAAGCTGCGCGGTACGTTCTCGAAGGGCTTCCGTGCCCCGAACCTGAACGAATCGTTCCAGGATCCCTCGACCGGCTACATCACCTCGACCATCAACTGCTCGAACGCGGCTTATGCCGACTTCTGCGCAGCGCACGCCAGCAACCCGGCGTACTACGAGGGCGGTTACAGCCTCGGCGTCACCTCTTCGGGCAATCCGAAGCTGAAGTCGGAAAAGTCGACCTCCTACACCTTCGGCACGGTGATCCAGCCGACCCGCAACATCACGCTGACCGTCGACTACTGGCGCACCAAGATCAAGAACCTGATCACCTCGGTCACCCCGACGGCCGATGTCTACGCCCAGTATTACGGCAACAACGGCGTCGTGAACATTCCGGGCTTCACGGTGACGCAGGGCGCCCCCGATCCGGAAAACCTCTCGGCCCTGCCGCTGCTGGGTGAAATCGTTGCTCCGTTCCAGAACGCGAACTCGATGATGGGCAAGGGTATCGACGTCTCGGCTTCGGGCGTCTTCAACCTGACCGACAGCCTCTCGTTCAGCACCAATGCCACGGCTTCGTACCTGATCCGCCTGGAACAGAACATCGACGGCCTGATCAACCGCTTCGACGGTTCGCTGGGCGGCTGCAACTGGACCTCGTGCTCGGGCGCCCCGCGCTTCCGTGCCTCGTGGCAGAACACGCTGACGGTCAACGACAAGACCAGCCTTACGCTCACCGCGTACTACACCAGCGGCTATTCGAGCACCTCGTCGGATGCCGGCGGCACCTACAAGGACTGCGCGGCCAGCGCCGAGGCCGGCCAGCTGGTGACCTACCCGGACAGCGGCAACCCCGTGCAGTGCCATGGCCACAGCACCTTCGACCTCGACGGCCACGTCGAAACGAAGATCGCCGACGGCAAGTTCACGCTTTACGCCGATGTTCTCAACATCCTCGACGGCAAGCCGAACTATGACCCCAACGCCGCCTACGGCGTCTACCAGTTCAACGCCGCATGGCAGGACCGCCTGTTCATGGGTCGTTACATGCGCATCGGCGCAAAGGTGGACTTCTAA